One Bacteroidota bacterium DNA window includes the following coding sequences:
- a CDS encoding S41 family peptidase, giving the protein MKRSLRIAVPVFVVALALGVFVGAFWPADDDFFAIKKNFTIFGKIYEELSTGYVDDLDAEQLMRTGIDAMLQTLDPYTVFIDEADNEDIQIITRGRYGGVGVSVGQRGGRTVVLQVFEDASAFEQGVRTGDIILSIAGTPTDGLDADQIRDLFRGDSGTAVSVRIEREGEMEPLDFRLTRSTVQLKNVTYAEYVTGGVGFVKLERFARDAASEVETAVRKLQEEGDLQGLVLDLRGNPGGLLEAAVDISGLFLPEGSTVVSTRGRAAESERVYRSRSAPIAPDVPLVVLVDGSSASASEIVAGAMQDHDRGIVVGERTFGKGLVQVVKGLPYHTSLKLTTAKYYTPSGRLIQAIQYSRDTAGGRAVEVADSLRRAYTTAGGRVVYDGKGIEPDVEESLGAMSELEEALVRQAAFFLFANRYAATREDPGDALTVTDADLRDFQAWVDAEGITYRTRAEQALDALADDLDGAGYAETADEIDALRAEVTDEKEADFARHAPRLKERLRREILARYLGESAQIEASFRDDFQLNRGLDLLGDAAAYRAVLSDE; this is encoded by the coding sequence ATGAAACGCTCCCTCCGCATCGCCGTCCCCGTCTTCGTCGTCGCGCTTGCCCTCGGGGTCTTCGTCGGGGCGTTCTGGCCAGCCGACGATGACTTCTTCGCGATCAAGAAGAACTTCACCATCTTCGGCAAGATCTACGAGGAGCTCTCGACCGGCTATGTGGACGACCTCGACGCGGAGCAGCTCATGCGGACCGGGATCGACGCGATGCTCCAGACGCTCGACCCGTACACCGTCTTCATCGACGAGGCCGACAACGAGGACATTCAGATTATCACGCGCGGGCGCTACGGCGGCGTCGGCGTCTCCGTCGGGCAGCGCGGCGGGCGGACGGTCGTGCTCCAGGTGTTCGAGGACGCGAGCGCCTTCGAGCAGGGCGTCCGCACGGGCGACATCATCCTCAGCATCGCCGGCACGCCGACCGACGGCCTCGACGCCGACCAGATCCGCGACCTCTTCCGGGGGGACTCCGGCACGGCGGTCAGCGTCCGCATCGAGCGCGAGGGCGAGATGGAGCCGCTCGACTTCCGGCTGACGCGCTCGACGGTCCAGCTCAAAAACGTCACCTACGCCGAGTACGTCACCGGCGGCGTGGGCTTCGTCAAGCTCGAGCGCTTCGCCCGCGACGCCGCCTCCGAGGTGGAGACGGCGGTGCGCAAGCTCCAGGAAGAGGGCGACCTGCAAGGCCTCGTGCTCGACCTGCGCGGCAACCCCGGCGGCCTCCTCGAAGCGGCGGTCGATATCTCCGGGCTCTTCCTGCCCGAAGGCTCGACGGTCGTCTCGACGCGCGGCCGGGCCGCCGAGAGCGAGCGCGTCTACCGCAGCCGCTCGGCCCCGATTGCGCCCGACGTGCCGCTCGTTGTCCTCGTGGACGGCAGCAGCGCCTCGGCGAGCGAGATCGTGGCTGGCGCGATGCAGGACCACGACCGGGGTATCGTCGTCGGCGAGCGGACCTTTGGCAAGGGCCTCGTGCAGGTCGTCAAGGGCCTCCCATACCACACCTCGCTCAAGCTGACGACGGCGAAGTACTACACCCCGAGCGGGCGGCTCATCCAGGCGATCCAGTATTCCCGCGACACCGCCGGCGGGCGCGCTGTCGAGGTCGCCGACTCGCTCCGCCGCGCCTACACGACCGCCGGCGGACGCGTGGTCTACGACGGCAAGGGCATCGAGCCGGACGTCGAGGAGAGCCTCGGCGCGATGAGCGAGCTGGAGGAGGCCCTTGTCCGGCAGGCCGCGTTCTTCCTCTTCGCCAACCGCTACGCCGCCACGCGCGAAGACCCGGGTGACGCCCTCACCGTCACCGACGCCGACCTCCGCGACTTCCAGGCCTGGGTCGACGCCGAGGGGATCACCTACCGCACGCGCGCCGAGCAGGCCCTCGACGCGCTCGCCGACGACCTCGACGGGGCCGGCTACGCCGAGACCGCCGACGAGATCGACGCCCTCCGCGCCGAGGTCACCGACGAGAAAGAGGCCGACTTCGCGCGCCACGCGCCGCGCCTCAAGGAGCGCCTCCGCCGCGAGATCCTCGCCCGCTACCTCGGCGAGAGCGCCCAGATCGAGGCGTCCTTCCGCGACGACTTCCAGCTCAACCGCGGGCTGGACCTGCTCGGCGACGCTGCGGCCTACCGGGCGGTGCTGTCGGACGAATAA